DNA from Flavobacterium aestivum:
AGAAATCCTTAAAAAGATAAAAGTGGCGGAAAACTGCAAATCTAGTTGTTGTGAAAAATACAAAAAAGGTGAAAAAAAGCGTTGCAGTCGTTGTCCAATGTTTGATTTACTAAGAAAACATTAGTATTGTAAGCAGTTAGAATTGCTTATATTAATATTTTTAATTCCCTGTTGGTTTGTAATGAACCATTCGTAATAGTTAATTTATATTATTGAAAAAGAGTTCCGTAATCACGGAACTCTTTTTTTATGGCTTAATTATTTTGATTCTCCAGATTGGGTTTCTTTCAAATTTAAAAAAGATACAATCAGCTGCTTACTTCCCAAACAACGTAATTTCGTTTGCTAGCACTTCGGTTATATAACGTTTATACCCGTTCTTATCTTCATAGCTTCTGTGAGTCAGTTTACCATCTATCCCAATTTGTTTCCCTTTAGTAACAAACTTCTCTATGATTTCTGCGGTTTTTCCCCAAGCCACAACGGTGTGCCATTCAGTTTGGTCTATTCGCTCACCTTTGTCGTTTTTGTAGCTGTCGTTGGTGGCAATAGCTAAATTAGCTACCTTTCTTCCTCCGTCCAAAGTTTTAACTATTGGATCATTTCCTGCGTTTCCGATTAATTGTACTCTGTTTTTCATGGCGTGTAAAATTTAAATGTTAGTGTGTATATGTTATTGTTGAAATCAAAATTACATTGTTTCATTTCGACTTGGCAAAGATGCGACAGCTTGCAAAACTTATTCGGTTACTAACTGTTTACTTTCGGTTGTAATTGTTTGTAAACGTTTGTAACCGGAATTTTCTGAGCATATATAAGACTTTAGCCTATACATCATTCAAAATATAAAAATAAATTTCAAGAAAATACTATATTGTATTGCATAGTAATATTAATAAGATATATCTTTGTAATAAAAGCTATACGATTATGAAAAAATTATTCTTTTTATTCATTGTTTTCTTTACAACTAATCTTTCATTTTCACAAAATATAGAAAGTAAGGTCGATAGTATAATTTTAAAAGAATTTAAGGATACAAATGGCCCTGGTGGAGTATTCTTAATTTCAAAAAAAGGCAAGCCTGTCTACAAAAAAGCTTTTGGTCTTGCTAATTTGGAATTAGATGTAAAGTTATTTCCAAAAGATGTTTTCCAAATTGGTTCAATGACGAAACAGTTTACGGCAATTGCAATTCTAATTTTAGAAGAACAGGGAAAACTAAGCGTAAATGATCCTATTTCTAAATTTATTCCAGACTATCCTAAAGGCAATTCGATCAAGATTCATCATTTATTAACCCATACATCTGGTATTAAAGATTTTACAAAAATGAAAACAATTTCTGAAATTGCCCAAAAAGAAATTGCTCCGAAAGAAATGGTAGATTTTTTCAAAAATGAACCTGTTGATTTTGCTCCCGGTGAAAAGTTTGAATATAATAATTCAGGATACGTTGCACTTGGCTATATCATAGAATTAGCATCTAAAGAGAAATACGAAGACTTTATCAAGAAAAACATTTTTGATAAAATAGGAATGAACGACTCTTACTATGCGAGCGACAGAAAAATAATAGCAAATAGAGCCTATGGTTATCATAAAAAAAGCAATGGATATGTTAACAAAACAGTCATAAATTTTAGTGTTCCATTTTCCTCTGGTTCTTTAATGTCCACTTTGGATGATATGTTAAAATGGCAAAATGCTCTTAATCAAAATTTATTGTTACAACCAGCAAATCT
Protein-coding regions in this window:
- a CDS encoding serine hydrolase domain-containing protein, giving the protein MKKLFFLFIVFFTTNLSFSQNIESKVDSIILKEFKDTNGPGGVFLISKKGKPVYKKAFGLANLELDVKLFPKDVFQIGSMTKQFTAIAILILEEQGKLSVNDPISKFIPDYPKGNSIKIHHLLTHTSGIKDFTKMKTISEIAQKEIAPKEMVDFFKNEPVDFAPGEKFEYNNSGYVALGYIIELASKEKYEDFIKKNIFDKIGMNDSYYASDRKIIANRAYGYHKKSNGYVNKTVINFSVPFSSGSLMSTLDDMLKWQNALNQNLLLQPANLEKAFTKYSLNNGEKIEYGYGWHLKNINGVPTREHGGSIFGFKSMAVYIPDEDTYVLGFSNCDCNSPTQVTRDIAKLVIENKNQK
- a CDS encoding single-stranded DNA-binding protein; this encodes MKNRVQLIGNAGNDPIVKTLDGGRKVANLAIATNDSYKNDKGERIDQTEWHTVVAWGKTAEIIEKFVTKGKQIGIDGKLTHRSYEDKNGYKRYITEVLANEITLFGK